The Syntrophotalea acetylenivorans genome contains the following window.
CCCATAACCAGATAGCATTGGCTGGTTTATTTCCGGAGGCAATGCGCTCCCTGTTGACCTCGTGAGTCTCAAGCAAAGCCTTGGCACGGTTGGCGAGGTCCTGCAATGTTTCGGCACCCTCCCCTTTTGGCAGGAATTCAGCCACGGGCTGTCCGGTAATATCATGGGGCGGGGTAAAGGAAAGCTGGTCTCTGCCACCATGCCATACCATGAGGTGGCGATAAGAAACCCCCGGATGAAAAGAGAAGTTTTCCCCTCCGAATTCCTGCTGCAAAGCCTCGACAAGCTGTCCGGCCTGTTCTGAACCGATGTGACCAGCGGAAAAGTCATCCATATACACTTCACCATCGCGGTCACCAAGAGTAACCAGATTCAGGCGAAACGCGATATCGTCCGGTCCGAGTTCAACCCCCATGCTGGCAGCTTCCAGAGGTGAACGACCGGTATAGCAGACAGCTGGGTCGTAGCCAAAGGCCGACAGATTAGCGACATCACTGCCGGGCGGATACCCAGCGGGAATGGTCTGGACCATGCCAAGAGCACCCTGGCGAGCGAGACGATCCATATTGGGGGTATCGGCTGCCTGGAGAGGCGTTTGACCATTCAATTCGGCCAAAGGCTCATCAGCCATTCCATCACCTAACAGAACTACATATTTCATAATAACCTCAAACAAATACCATCGTTAATCGTCTGTGCGTAATCAATTGAAACAGAGAGAAGAAATGTCGTTCCGGTGTTTCGAATTACCCTCTGGGATGAATCAGTGCATGTAAGCGTTTCAGCCGTTCCCGGGTAACGTGGGTATATATCTGAGTAGTAGATATATCGGCATGACCCAGCATGGTTTGAACAGCGCGTAAGTCCGCCCCATTATCGAGCAGATGGGTGGCAAAGGAATGACGTAATGTATGCGGGGTAATATTTTTGCTGATCCCGGCTTGCAAGGCTCGCCGCTTAATAATCTTCCAGAAGCCCTGACGTGTCAACCCATTCCCCGATCGGTTGAGAAACAGAAACGAGTTCACTCTGTCCTTGACCAGGGACGGACGTCCCATATTCAGATAATCACGCAATTCTCCAAGGGCCGATTCTCCCATGGGAACGATGCGTTGCTTGCCGCCCTTGCCAAAGGCGGTTAAATAGCCGACATCGAGTTGCAAATCAGAAACCTTAAGCCCGACCAGTTCAGATACCCGAAGCCCCGTTGCATAAAGCAGGTCGAACATGGCTCGATCCCTCAGATCAAGGGGAGTATCACCAATCGGTGCCGCAAGTAAACGTTCCACCTCTTCCGGAGACAAGGTCTTTGGCAAACTACTCAGGGTTCGCGGAGCCTTGATCTGACTAGTGGGATTCTCGCAGGCGTACCCTTCGGCAAGCAAAAAGCGATGAAAAGTCCGCAAGGCTACGAGAGTCCTCGCCCGGCTCCGGGAGGACAGTCCGGACTTTTTTAAAGAGCCGAGAAAATCCAGCACCAGCGTGGCCGTGGCCTGATCCGGATGGTGAGCTTCTTTCTCGAGCAGAAACCCCACATAGCGGGACAGGTCCCTTCCATAAGCCTCCAGCGTATTAGCCGACAAGCCCTTTTCGACAGTCAGATAGTTAAGAAAAAGGTCGAGCTTTTGGTTCATACATTCCTGCTTTACATTGACTATTCTTCGCCTGAGCTATCGATAGCATTAAGCAGATTCTGGCGTAGCTCGGAAATGCGGTCAGGGTCGGTAATCTTTTGGCTGAAAATATCGCGGACGTAAAAAGTATCGGCCACTTGATCGACCTTTGTCGAGATTTTAGAAACGCCAATATAGAGGCCCATATCTCGCAAAGTCTTGCTGATGGTATAGAGCAAGCCAACTTTATCGTGGGTATAGATATCGAGGACCGAATAATCCCTGGACACCTCGTTGTCAATTTCCATACGGCTGGGCTTCCGTGGCTTTGGAGAAGTCGGCAACGCCTTGACTTGCTGGCGATCACGAACAAGATCATCAACCTGCATGCGTCCTTCAATCACAGCTTCAAGAGAGCTGCGCACCTGTTCCCACTTTTCCTGAGAGACGATCGGTCGGCCCTGATGACCCCGCACCTGCAAAACATCAAAAGCCAGTCCGTCATTATGGGTGTAGATCTGCGCCCCGAGGATGTTGATATTATAAGCCGCCATCACACCCGTGATCATGGTGAAGAGACCGGCAACATCCAGGGTGACAATCGTCAGCTCCGTATAATTTGCATCCTTTTCGTTGGTTGCCTTAAAAGCCAGGGTGGAATCTCGCCGATTCATGATCAGGCGTATGTGTTCGGCGATATTTGCCGAACGCTGCGCAAACAGGTAGCGCATACTCATCAAATTGAGACGCTCCTTGACAGCGCGTTCACTGTACTCGCCCTTCAACAACTCCACAACCCGGCGTTTGCGATTGCGAATCCTCTCCGAACGGCTCTCCCGGTAAAAGTCGCCGCGCTCCAAAACATCGTAGGCCTTTTCATAAAGCTCTTGTAAAAGCAAACCCTTCCAGGCGGTCCAAACATCCGGGCCAACGGCCCTGATATCGGCAACGGTCAACAAAAACAACATACGCAGATTTTCGCTCATGCCCATCTGCCGGGCAAACTGCACGATCAATGCATCATCGTGCAAATCCCGTCGTTGGGAGATATGAGCCATCTGCAAATGATTCCGCACTAAAAACTCCAGGCGACTGGCGTCTTCCTTATTGAGACCGAGGCGCCGGGCGATGGTCGGGATCATGTCAGCACCTTTGTTGCAATGGTCCTTTCCCTGCCCTTTACCTATATCGTGGAGAAGAGCTGCTAACAGCAACAATTCTCTTTTTTCGAGGTCATTGGCCACCTTACTCAGAAGTTCAAATGATTTATCGTATTCTCCCTGTCGGATTTTTACCAGTTCTTCCAGGGCAAAAAGGGAATGAAAGTCTACGGTGTAGATATGGTAAGCATCGTGCTGCACCTTGCAGTAAAGACGACCGAATTCAGGTATGAAGTGATTCAAAAAACGCAAATGATGCATGGTATTCAAGGCATCGAAGACCCGGTGCGGAAAACGCAGAATCGCCATAAAGTCATCGGTCATTGTCCGAGAACGACGTACCCGGTCGTTGATTCGATGTAGATTTTCCCGGATCAACGTTTTTATTTGGATACTGACCTTAACCCCTTGCTCCTGAGCAAGGCGGAAGGCCCGCATCATCAGCTCCGGTTTTTCTTCAAACAAACCGTCCTGCTCAACCCGCAATTCGTTTCCGTGAATGTAGAAATGGTCTCCAACTTGGCGTCGTACGGGCCGTCTGCTGCTATGAACCGCACGCGTCGACTGGGCGTCAAGGGCCCCCATCACCTTAGCCATCAGGTAAGACGTAATATGCTCTACATGGGTGGCATGGGCATAATAGTCCTGCATAAACTGTTCGACTGCAGGAGCTTGCTTGGTATCCTGATAACCTAGAAAGTGAGCGATCTTTTCTTGTTGGTCGAAACGAAGCTGCTCGTTTTTTCCCTTGGACAAATAGTGCAGTTCGTTGCGTATTCTCCACAGATAGTCGAGGGCCCTCTCAAATTCCTCCCCCTGCCGTTCGGTAACCATTCCTTTCATAATCAGTTCGCGCAGGTTTCGGCATTTATACTTGGCCTGGGCCATCCACAAAGCGGTTTGGATATCACGCAGTCCCCCTTCCCCCTCTTTGATATTGGGTTCCAGTAAAAAGACCGATGATCCGTACTTGCCCATCCGTCGTTCATGTTCAACCAGCTTTTCCTGCAAAAACTTTTTACTGTTCCAGCTGTATATTTTGCTGACCACCGTCCGTTCAAATTCAGCGTAGCACTCCCGACTACCGGTCAGATACCGCGTATCGAGCAGAGCGGTACGCACAGTGGTGTCTTTTTCGGCCATATCAATACAATCGCGACTGGCACGAACACTGTAGCCAACCTCAAGATTCAAATCCCAAAGAACATACAGCATCCGTTCGGACAGAGCTTCGGCATAGTCCTGGCCTTTGCTGGAATAAAAAAACATCAAATCGATATCGGATCTGGGATTGAGCTGCGCGCGACCGTATCCCCCAACAGCCAGCAATACGCAAAACTTCTCTTTATCTTGAGGCAGGCCTTCAGAGGCAGTCCGATACAACCTCTGCAGCAAAATGTCGTTTAATTCCGTCACCTGTTCAACGACTGCTCGACCACCGAGTCCTGCACGGTGCCGGTCACGGATTTCCGACTGCCCCTTTGAAAGAAAGGCCCGGGCGGCCTCAACCAGCAGCAAGCGATTCCCCTGATAGTCTTGCTTGCAAGCCGCTATCAGTTCGGCAGTAAAATAGGCATCGATATCAAATAACATGACAGGTCCTTATTTGATGCATTAGCAAAAACCTACAAAATGGATCAGAAAGGATTTCATCCTGCAAAACCTGGTGTTTTTCAGGGATAGAGGCATACATCGAAGTCCTGAAAAAATGTCGTGAATTCGGGGGTCTTACATTCTTAGACGTCATCCTATTTGGTAGCGACCATGCGGCTGGCTTTGGCGAATTTCTTGACCCCGGCGACAATAGCGTCAGCGGCCCTCCCCTGGAACTTGCTGCTTTTCAATCGACTTTCTTCTGTTTTATTGCTGATAAAGGCCGTTTCAACCAGAACCGAAGGCATGGTGGCCCCCAGTAACACGTAGAAAGGTCCTTGACGAACCCCATGGTCCTTGATTTGTGAATAATGGCGTCCAAGGGAATTGACCAGACTACTCTGGATCTCCGCAGCCAATCTACTCGATTCATTGATCTTCGAGTTGGCCATCAAATCAAACAGAATCATCTCCAAATCCCCGACCTGTTTCAACGACGTACCATTTTCCCGGGCGGCAACCGCTGCGGCCTTATCGTTTTTCGAGAAATTCAAATAGTAGGTTTCAACACCACGAACAGACCGGTTCCTGCTGGCGTTGGCATGGATTGAAATAAACAGATCGGCACCAACCCGATTAGCCAGGGCGGTTCGCTCTTCCAACGCCAGATAGACATCCTTGTCACGGGTCAGGACAACCTGACAACCGAACTCTTGTTTCAAGCGCTTTGCCAGCTTAAGGGCCATAGCCAGGGTCACGTCCTTTTCTTTCGTGCCCCCGGAACCTATCGCACCGGGATCCTTGCCGCCATGACCGGCATCGACTACAATCCGTCGCAACCGATTGCTTCCCCCTTCAGGCAAACGTACCTGAGGTTGCCGGTCTTCAGGGGTTTGATCCAGAACCTTGGCAATAGGGTCTCCTGCGGCGGGCGGTGATCGTATTTCCGTTGGGTTGGCCGCAAGCACTGCCTGCTTAGTGGTGCCCATATCGATTACGATGCGATCGGGTCCCTTCAGGGCAAAGGCCTTGTACTCGGCTGCCATAGCGAGATCAAGAACTACCCGGGTACTGTTGTTCTTTTGCGTTCCAACGCGGACCTGACGGAGCATCCCTTCTTTGACCACCGTCCTCTGATTAATGCCTGATGCAATCCCGGCTCCCTGCAGATCAATATAGATTCGCGGCGCGGTTCCTTTGGCAGCATCTCCCGGCAAAGAACCGGTACGAAAAACCACCGAACCGTTGAGTTCCAACACGATCCGCGTGTATTCAGGGCTGGCCCAATGACGAATGGCGTTTAACAGCCGTTTCCCCGATACTGCGCTGGATGGTTTTTCAACAGGAGAGGACGCTGAGAGCACCTTCTTAGCAGGGGCATACGAAGCCAAACGGCGGACCCCCTGTTCCGCCAGACGGATCATATCCCCTTCAGGGTAGCGCTCAACTGCCTCCTGGTAGAGCAGGTAAGCCTTTGCGTGCTGCTTCTGATGTTTTTCAACAGCCCCTGCTGCCAGCACCAAACCGTCGTCGGCCAGATTACTGCTTGGATACTTGCTCGCAAGACGTCTATAAAAAGCAATTGACGAAACAATGTCGGATCTTTTTTGAGAAATACCGTAAAGCCGTTGACTGGCTTTTCCAGCCAGATAAACGGCAGCGGGCGCCTTTGAGTGAGTGCTGTAGCGTTCGGAAAAGTCCTCAAAGCGATTGATAACTCTTTCCCAGTTGTCCCTATAGAGCTGCTTATTTTGCGAAGCCAGCAGAAGATCGTACTGCTGGCGTGCCTTGTTGAAAGCATCGATGGGACCGGCATGACAAAGTCGGACCGGCAACAAAAAGGCCAACAGCAAAAATACGGCACAGATAAATCGAATGAATTGCATAGCGCTATACCATCTTTTGTAATTCATAGAGCAGATTAAGCCCCTCCAGAGGTGTCATATGAGCGATATCAAGCTCCTGTAACTTTGTACGTAAAGGATCGTCAGCAGCGCCAAACAAAGGAAGTTGCGGCTCGACAGGACATTCCCGGGGCTGTTGACTACGGGCCAATCTCGGCTGCCCCTGTTCTTCAAATTCACCTCGTTCAAGATTATGCAAAATCTCCCTGGCCCGACCAAGAACGGTTTCCGGCAAACCGGCCAGGCGTGCTACCTGTATCCCGTAAGAATGGCTGGCCCCCCCGGGTACGATGCGACGCAAAAAAATAATTTGATCGTTCCATTCCTTCACCGCGATATTAAAGTTTTTCACCCTTGGACAAGTCATGGCAAGATCGGTCAACTCGTGATAGTGGGTAGCGAAAAGGGTCTTGGCAGCTACCTGTGGATTGTCGTGCAGAAACTCAGCGACGGCCCAGGCGATGCTGATGCCGTCAAAGGTCGAGGTACCTCGGCCGATTTCATCTAACACCAGCAGGCTGCGGGGACTGGCGTGGCGCAAGATATTGGCCGCTTCGGTCATTTCGACCATGAAGGTCGATTGACCTTGAGCCAGGTTGTCGCTGGCCCCGACCCGGGTAAAAATCCGGTCGACCAGGCCGATACGAGCCGCCTTGGCCGGGACCAAGCTGCCCATATGAGCCATCAAGGTGATCAGAGCCACCTGACGCATAAAAGTCGATTTACCAGCCATGTTGGGACCAGTGATAATCAGAATCTGGTTTTCCTGGCAATCGAGGCTGACATCGTTCGGCACAAAATTCTCACCAAGATGCATGGCCTCGATAACCGGATGGCGCCCCTCTTCGATAATCAATTGGCTGCTGTCGTCCATCTCCGGTTGCACATAATTTCGGCTATGGGCCACCTCGGCCAGTGACTGCAACACATCGAGATTGGCCACCGCCTCGGCAGTCTTCTGAATACGTTTACCTTCTCTTGCCACCTGGCATCTCACCTGCTGAAAAAGATCGAATTCAATCACGACCATCTTCTCTTCAGCACCAAGAACCTTTTCTTCGTATTCTTTTAACTGAGGCGTAATGTAACGTTCGGCATTGGCCAGGGTCTGTTTGCGCTGGTAATCCTCGGGAACCTTGGCGGTATGGGTTCGGGTGACTTCGATGTAATAACCGAACACCTTGTTGAAGCGTACCTTAAGGGATGGTATACCGGTGCGTTCCCGCTCTTGCTGTTCCAGCTGAGCTATCCAGCCCTTGCCGGTACGGCAGATATGGCGTAATTCGTCGAGATCGCCATCAAAACCATCCCGAATCAATCCCCCTTCACGCAATACAAAGGGCGGGTCTTCGACGATAGCCTTGTCGATAAGCTCTAAGACGTCCTGCAAAGGATCGAGGTTTACAGTCAGTTCTGAAATCAACTCGCTGGAAAGTTCCCCCAGTTGCTCGCTGATTGCAGGTAATTGTTGCAGGGTCTTTTTAAGCGCGACCAAATCTTTACCGTTGGCGTTGCCCATGGATATCTTGGAATTGAGTCTTTCGAGATCATAGACTCCGTCCAGCGCTTCGCGAAGTTCATCCCGTATCAGGCTTTCATCAACCAGTTCTGCAACCGCTTCGTGGCGAGCACGAATCCTCGGCAAGTCGATGAGGGGGCGATTGATCCAATGACGCAACTTGCGTCCCCCCATGGCGGTCACGGTGCCATCAAGCACACCGAGCAACGATCCCTTTTTACGCTGATCATTGAGAGTGGCTGTCAATTCCAGATTACGTCGGGTGTTGTTATCCAACGCCATGAAATCCTGACAGTGATAAGTCACCAGCGATTGAATATCGCTCGACGACACCCTTTTGTGTTTCCAGCAGATAATGAAGAATGGCGCCCGCGGCCCCTTGGGCCAGAAGTAAATCCTCGCATCCGAAGGCAGTCAGGGAATCGCAAGAGAAAAACTGCTGAATACGCTCCCTGCCGTAATCAGCCTCAAAAGCCCAATCCGGCAAGCGGTTAAGGGAACGTTCCTGCAAAAGGGAATCGAAATCAGTCAATAATTGCCGGCCGGATTCATCGGCACACAGAATTTCTCGGGCATCGACGGATGCGATTTCGCTGCGAACCGTCTCAAGATCATTTACTTCGGTGACGCGAAACTCGCCAGTAGTAATGTCCAGCAGGGCGATCCCCCAACTCTTTCCGCTATCGCCGCAAAGAGCCAGCAGATAATTGTTTTGCTTGGGCTGAAGGGTATCGCTGTCGATGACAAGTCCCGGAGTAACAACCCGTACCACCTCTCGCTTGACGATCCCTTTCGTGGCCTTGGGATCTTCAACCTGCTCACAAATGGCCACTTTGTGGCCCGCTTCAACCAATTTGGCGATATAGGGTTGACTGCTGTGGAAAGGAATGCCGCAGAGAGGGATCTCGTCGTCAGAGCCTTTATTCCGAGAAGTCAGGGTAATATCAAGCACGCGGGAAGCGATGACGGCGTCATCCATGAACATTTCATAGAAGTCGCCAAGACGAAAAAACAGGATAGAATCGGCACACTGGGATTTGATCTCCAAGTATTGCCGCATCATGGGAGTCATTTTACTCATATCACTGCATCAAAAGTAAGAAATCAGATAAAAACAGGCTCTTGTGAAACGCCGCTGGAGTTATGTCAGGTCTTATCGTTTATAGGAGTGTTATGTTAACAAAGGGCTTCGATGATGTAAATAGAGTCGGCCACAAGCATATCAGGCGAATCTCTGAATTTTCGTAGAGTTGCCATGGATATTGACTAGATGAATCTGTTATAGTGTTCTGCATCATTTCCTGTAATGAAGACATTTTTCACATTATCCCTTCTGGGAAAAAAATGGCACCTATGACCAACAGCACTCGAAAAATCCGGGCGGCACGCACTTCTTTGGCTACGACCATTATCCTGACAGGCCTTAAGCTATTGGCCGCACTGGCTACCGGTTCCCTTGCAGTATTGTCATCTGCCATTGATTCGCTGCTGGACATCTTCATGTCAAGCGCCAATTATTTCGCCATTCGTCAGGCCGAATTACCGCCTGACCCCAAGCATCCCTTCGGCCACGGCAAATTTGAAACTCTGGCAACCATCTTTCAAGCCATGATGATCGCCCTTTCGGGCCTATGGATCCTTTACGAATCAACTCAGCGTCTAATTCATGGGAGCAACCTGGCTCGCTTAGAAGAAGGAATGGTGGTTCTGCTGATCAGTTCGGTGGTTTCCTGGAAAATCGCCAGTTACCTAAAAACCACCGCTAAGGCAACCGAATCTTCCGCTCTGAAGGCAGACGCCTTACATTTCTCCATGGACATCTATACCAACATTGCCTTGGTGGGCGGACTTGGCCTGGTGATGTGGCTGGATACCCCATGGCTCGACCCGGTACTTTCACTTTTGGTGGGATGCTACATCCTTTTCGAGGCGTACCGTCTGGTGCGTTACGGCATGAGCGACATTCTCGACGAACAACTCCCCGATTCGATCCGCCAGGAAATCGCCGCCATTATCGACCTCCACCAAGCGCACCTGATCGACTATCATCGGTTGCGCACCCGACGGGCCGGGTCGCAAAAGATCATCGATTTTCACCTGACTGTTTGCAAGCACCTGACCGTTAAGGAAGCCCACGAGATTGCGGATCATCTCGAGGAACGGATTCGTACCAGAATCGGCGGCAGCGATGTGACCATTCACATCGAGCCTTGTATCCGGTCCGATTGTAACGAACGTCAGCCCTGCCCCAAGGATTCTCCACCTTTAGAAAAGGGATCTTGATCCTCAAGCCTTTAATAAAGAAAGCCCGGCAGTGATGTCGGGCTTTCTTTAAAAGCGGTATCCAAAAAATATCAAGCCGCCGATAAGGCCGGGCCAATGCCATCCGGTAACCGAAGACTTCTACCATCATGCTGGCAGCCCCCATGATGGAGTAGACACCTCGCTAAGTCACAGGTCGCTTGTCATAATGAATAGTGGCTGTTCCTTGAAGGTTTCGTATTTCGGGCGCAATCGTTCCGGTTGGTAGTGACGGTTGATATCGACCACTTTTTTGGTGCTGGTGACGACATCCAGAGGCACGCTGTCATAGCAGCCGTTGTGCAAACTGACCAGTCGCCCGGTCTGATCGCTGAGGATAAGATCCAAAGCAAGGTTGCCGTAAGCCATGGGAACGATAGAGTCGATGGCGTCGGGGTTACCGCAGCGAACCAGATAACCGAGTCGCTGGTTCACAACATTAATGCGCTGACCGCAGTTAAAACGGGAAGAGAGGTGCTTGAGCTGGGCGGCCACCCGGTCGCCGATGCCTCCTAATTTACGGTGCCCATACTGATCCTTTTCTACCCCCTCAAATGACATGCTGCTGTCCTCGAGCATCTGGGCTCCTTCGGAAACCAGGACCACCGCATATTTGCTCGGATGACGGTTACGGTCGGCTACCAGCAACTCGGTCAAATGCTCCATACTGAAGGGCTTTTCCGGAATGACACAGCGGTTAGCCGCCCCGGCCATTGTCGGCAGCATGGCGGTAAAACCGGCATAGCGACCGAACACCTCGATGACCAGCAGCCGTTCGTGGGAACCGGCCGTGGTTCGCAAAGTATGGGTGAGTTCGATGGTGCGAGTTACGCAGGTACTAAAACCGATGCAGTAATCGGTACCAGGCACATCGTTATCCATTGTTTTGGGAATAGCCACGACCTTGATTCCCTCTTCGGCCAGGCGTTGAGCATAGCTCAGGGTATCGTCTCCGCCGATCGGTATGAGATAGTCGATGCCGAGAAATTCGAGATTTTCCAGCACCGCATCAGTCACGTCATTCGTCTCCTCCTGATAGCGAGTCCGCAGATGTTCCGGGACTGACTCCTTGGGCAAATGACTTGGCCGGGTCCGCGAGGTGTGGATGAAGGTACCACCGGTCCGACCGGCGCGGTTGACGATATCCTCGTTCAAAACCAGAACATGGTCGCTATAATCAACGGTCGGGTCGGGCACGAGATCGACCAG
Protein-coding sequences here:
- the glnD gene encoding [protein-PII] uridylyltransferase is translated as MLFDIDAYFTAELIAACKQDYQGNRLLLVEAARAFLSKGQSEIRDRHRAGLGGRAVVEQVTELNDILLQRLYRTASEGLPQDKEKFCVLLAVGGYGRAQLNPRSDIDLMFFYSSKGQDYAEALSERMLYVLWDLNLEVGYSVRASRDCIDMAEKDTTVRTALLDTRYLTGSRECYAEFERTVVSKIYSWNSKKFLQEKLVEHERRMGKYGSSVFLLEPNIKEGEGGLRDIQTALWMAQAKYKCRNLRELIMKGMVTERQGEEFERALDYLWRIRNELHYLSKGKNEQLRFDQQEKIAHFLGYQDTKQAPAVEQFMQDYYAHATHVEHITSYLMAKVMGALDAQSTRAVHSSRRPVRRQVGDHFYIHGNELRVEQDGLFEEKPELMMRAFRLAQEQGVKVSIQIKTLIRENLHRINDRVRRSRTMTDDFMAILRFPHRVFDALNTMHHLRFLNHFIPEFGRLYCKVQHDAYHIYTVDFHSLFALEELVKIRQGEYDKSFELLSKVANDLEKRELLLLAALLHDIGKGQGKDHCNKGADMIPTIARRLGLNKEDASRLEFLVRNHLQMAHISQRRDLHDDALIVQFARQMGMSENLRMLFLLTVADIRAVGPDVWTAWKGLLLQELYEKAYDVLERGDFYRESRSERIRNRKRRVVELLKGEYSERAVKERLNLMSMRYLFAQRSANIAEHIRLIMNRRDSTLAFKATNEKDANYTELTIVTLDVAGLFTMITGVMAAYNINILGAQIYTHNDGLAFDVLQVRGHQGRPIVSQEKWEQVRSSLEAVIEGRMQVDDLVRDRQQVKALPTSPKPRKPSRMEIDNEVSRDYSVLDIYTHDKVGLLYTISKTLRDMGLYIGVSKISTKVDQVADTFYVRDIFSQKITDPDRISELRQNLLNAIDSSGEE
- a CDS encoding N-acetylmuramoyl-L-alanine amidase gives rise to the protein MQFIRFICAVFLLLAFLLPVRLCHAGPIDAFNKARQQYDLLLASQNKQLYRDNWERVINRFEDFSERYSTHSKAPAAVYLAGKASQRLYGISQKRSDIVSSIAFYRRLASKYPSSNLADDGLVLAAGAVEKHQKQHAKAYLLYQEAVERYPEGDMIRLAEQGVRRLASYAPAKKVLSASSPVEKPSSAVSGKRLLNAIRHWASPEYTRIVLELNGSVVFRTGSLPGDAAKGTAPRIYIDLQGAGIASGINQRTVVKEGMLRQVRVGTQKNNSTRVVLDLAMAAEYKAFALKGPDRIVIDMGTTKQAVLAANPTEIRSPPAAGDPIAKVLDQTPEDRQPQVRLPEGGSNRLRRIVVDAGHGGKDPGAIGSGGTKEKDVTLAMALKLAKRLKQEFGCQVVLTRDKDVYLALEERTALANRVGADLFISIHANASRNRSVRGVETYYLNFSKNDKAAAVAARENGTSLKQVGDLEMILFDLMANSKINESSRLAAEIQSSLVNSLGRHYSQIKDHGVRQGPFYVLLGATMPSVLVETAFISNKTEESRLKSSKFQGRAADAIVAGVKKFAKASRMVATK
- the xerD gene encoding site-specific tyrosine recombinase XerD; translation: MNQKLDLFLNYLTVEKGLSANTLEAYGRDLSRYVGFLLEKEAHHPDQATATLVLDFLGSLKKSGLSSRSRARTLVALRTFHRFLLAEGYACENPTSQIKAPRTLSSLPKTLSPEEVERLLAAPIGDTPLDLRDRAMFDLLYATGLRVSELVGLKVSDLQLDVGYLTAFGKGGKQRIVPMGESALGELRDYLNMGRPSLVKDRVNSFLFLNRSGNGLTRQGFWKIIKRRALQAGISKNITPHTLRHSFATHLLDNGADLRAVQTMLGHADISTTQIYTHVTRERLKRLHALIHPRG
- a CDS encoding cation diffusion facilitator family transporter; this encodes MTNSTRKIRAARTSLATTIILTGLKLLAALATGSLAVLSSAIDSLLDIFMSSANYFAIRQAELPPDPKHPFGHGKFETLATIFQAMMIALSGLWILYESTQRLIHGSNLARLEEGMVVLLISSVVSWKIASYLKTTAKATESSALKADALHFSMDIYTNIALVGGLGLVMWLDTPWLDPVLSLLVGCYILFEAYRLVRYGMSDILDEQLPDSIRQEIAAIIDLHQAHLIDYHRLRTRRAGSQKIIDFHLTVCKHLTVKEAHEIADHLEERIRTRIGGSDVTIHIEPCIRSDCNERQPCPKDSPPLEKGS
- a CDS encoding 6-phosphofructokinase — its product is MAHYRGTIGILTGGGDVPGLNPAIRAVTFRALREGYRVLGIRRGWAGLVDLVPDPTVDYSDHVLVLNEDIVNRAGRTGGTFIHTSRTRPSHLPKESVPEHLRTRYQEETNDVTDAVLENLEFLGIDYLIPIGGDDTLSYAQRLAEEGIKVVAIPKTMDNDVPGTDYCIGFSTCVTRTIELTHTLRTTAGSHERLLVIEVFGRYAGFTAMLPTMAGAANRCVIPEKPFSMEHLTELLVADRNRHPSKYAVVLVSEGAQMLEDSSMSFEGVEKDQYGHRKLGGIGDRVAAQLKHLSSRFNCGQRINVVNQRLGYLVRCGNPDAIDSIVPMAYGNLALDLILSDQTGRLVSLHNGCYDSVPLDVVTSTKKVVDINRHYQPERLRPKYETFKEQPLFIMTSDL
- a CDS encoding cofactor-independent phosphoglycerate mutase, which produces MKYVVLLGDGMADEPLAELNGQTPLQAADTPNMDRLARQGALGMVQTIPAGYPPGSDVANLSAFGYDPAVCYTGRSPLEAASMGVELGPDDIAFRLNLVTLGDRDGEVYMDDFSAGHIGSEQAGQLVEALQQEFGGENFSFHPGVSYRHLMVWHGGRDQLSFTPPHDITGQPVAEFLPKGEGAETLQDLANRAKALLETHEVNRERIASGNKPANAIWLWGHGRAPQMETLRQKFGISGAVISAVDLIKGIGVYAGLDVIEVPGATGYLDTDYLAKGRYALESLKTRDYVYVHVEAPDEASHSGDLPEKIRAIESFDELVVGTVLEGLPALGEFRLMVLPDHPTPISKMTHTGDAVPFILFDSRAKDNPNAFAGSAYHEKAAVDTGFFIEHGYELMNRLITGCS